The Nitrospira sp. genomic interval CGACTGGAAACCACATTTCAGCGATTGCGTGACAAGAGAGAGAAAGCCCTCATTGCCTATCTGATGGCAGGGGATCCTGGATTGGCTGAAACAGAACAGTTGGTCGTGGCGTTAGAACAGGCCGGCGCTGACATCATTGAATTAGGGGTGCCCTTTTCCGATCCGATTGCCGACGGGCCGGTCATTCAGCAGGCCGCTGAGCGGGCTTTGAAGAACGGGACTTCGCTTCGGAAAATCTTGGATTCGGTGAAGTCACTGAGGCAGCGCACAGAGATCCCGATCGTCTTGATGCTGTACTACAACTCCATCCACGCCATGGGCTGTGAGGAGTTTTGCAAGGCTGCAGGCGCTGTCGGAGTGGATGGACTGATTGTGCCGGATATGCCCCCGGATGAAGCGGGACCGCTCAAAGGCCCGGCGGATGCAGCCGGACTGCCGCTCATTTTCCTGCTCGCGCCAACCAGCACACCCAACCGGCGAAAACTTGTGGCGAGAGAGTCGCATGGATTCGTCTACTATGTCTCGCTGACGGGCATTACCGGGTCGAAGTTGAGCAACGTGAGCGACGTCCAAGACAATGTCAAAAAAATCAGGAAGGTTTCCACTGCACCAGTGGCCGTCGGGTTCGGAGTGGCGACGCCGGAGGATGCGGCGCGGGTGTCGAAGGTGGCGGATGGGGTGATTGTCGGCAGCGCCATCGTGCAATGTATCGCGTCCCATCAACAAGATCCCAAGATGGTCAGCCATGTTGCCGAGTTTGTTCGGTCGTTGAAAATGGCCATGGCCACAGGCTAGTCGTACGGCCACATATTATTCGATGACTGAACCGTCGCACATCATTTCTTTCGCAAGTCGTTCACTCTTGTAGCAGTTTCCACATGTAAACATCTCTTCAGGACTCAGCCAGATCAGAAAACACTGACCATCTGTGTTGCAGTATTCGTCCCATCGACTTCTGCTTGTTACCATAATAGCATATATGCTATTATTTAACGAGAGAGAAAATGACGCCACCGTTACGCAAGTCACCATTAACCCGGTTGGTCTATGATGGCACGGTCTTCCGAATAGAGTTTTACGTTGCTCCCAATGGCATCATTCCGGCAGAAGACTGGCTCGAACAGCTTCCTCTTGCGGCCCAGCAGAAGTTCGCGGCTCTGTTTGCGCGTATGGGGGACACCGGGAAGATCTGGAACGAGCGCAAGTTTAAGCATCTCACCGAGACGGATCAGCTCTTCGAATTCAAAGTCGAAGCTGATCGTGTCCTCTGCTTCTTTTTCGTGGGCCGGCGGCTGATTTTGACGCATGGATTCAAAAAGACCGGCGACAGAACACCGAAACAAGAAATCGACCGAGCCGATACGTATAAGAAAGACTTTGAAAGGAGAGGGCGACATGAAAGCTAAGGTTGTGGGAAGGGACAAAGGATGGCTGAACAGGAAGCTGGCGAATTCCAATTTTCGCAAAGGATTTGAGGAAGAGTTGCGGAAGCTGGCTATTGGCGAGCAACTCGCTCGACTGCGTCAAGAGGCAGGATTGACCCAATCGCAAGTGGCAAAGCGGACCGGCACCACCGCGTCGGCGATCAGCCGATACGAGAGTGCGGATTACGACCGCTATGAACTCCGCACACTGCAAAAAATTGCCGCGGCCTGTGGCGGCCGGCTTGAGATTTCCTTGGAGCGTGGGCCAAGCACTCATCGAGCTGCATAGTGGAGAATGTTGATCCTTAAACATCCAATTGGAAACAACTGCAACCTATTCGTTCGTGACGTCCATGCATGCCAAGCACCTCGAGAAGATGTTTGATGAGGGGAAAGATATGACGCCTCATCTTGCTCTCTCCAAGGCGCGCCGCCCTGGGCATGAACAGAGACGCGTGAACATCGATTTTCCAAGTTGGATCATCGAATCATTGGATGCACAAGCAAGCCGTCTTGGCGTCACGAGGCAATCCGTGATCAACCTGTGGATCGCCGAGCGATTGAAGGAAGAGCAGAGGAAGGCGAGTTGACCATCTGTTTCCGTCTCTTCGCAAGCCAATACATATGACAGACCCAACTCCTCTGCCTCCCTAAGGGGTTGTCCGTATTCAAACATGATCGGCGTGGCACAGGATTCGACATTATGCTAGGATGACCATGTCAGTGGTCAGATTTAAATTAGAGAGGTCTCGCATGCAAACTGTCAATGCGTCAACATTCAAGGCCAAATGTCTTGCCCTAATGGATGAAGTGGCACGTACCGGCAAGCCGCTGTTGGTCACGAAGAATGGGAAGCCGATTGCCGAACTTCGGCCCCATCTCGGGAAGCGACCACAGTCGCCTTTCGGCGTGCACAAGGGGTTGGTTGAGATTAAGGGTGACATCGTCTCGCCGATCGATGTGGAATGGGAAGCGCTCAAATGATTCTGCTGGATACCCATGCTCTGGTGTGGATGGATACCGATGCCTCTGATTTGGGCCGCACCGCTCGCCACCTTATCAAGCAGGCGTGGAGAGTTCAGCAACTTGCTGTCAGCGCCGTCAGCTTCTGGGAGTGCGCCATGCTGCACGCGCGAGGACGCATCACACTTCCTGAATCGCCCGCAGCCTGGCGCGCAGATTGGCTGCAAGCTGGCCTGATAGAGTGGCCGATCGACGGCGCCATCGCCATCCTCGCTGCAGATCTGGCGTCGCTTCACAAGGATCCCGCGGATCGCTTCATTGCCGCGACTGCTATCGTGCATCGCGCAGCACTGATCACTGCGGACGAACGCCTCCTTGAATGGCAACACCCTGTGAAGCGGCACCACGCAGGTCGATAAGCCCGGAGGCCCGGCGGATGCAGCCGGACTGCCGCTCATTTTCCTGCTGGCGCCGACCAGCACACCCAGCCGGCGAAAACTTGTGGCGCGAGAGTCGCAAGGATTCGTCTACTATGTCTCGCTGACGGGCATTACCGGCTCCAAGTTGAGCAACGTCGGCGACGTTCAAGACAATGTCAAAAAACTCCGGAAGGTCTCCACCTCCCCAGTGGCCGTCGGGTTTGGCGTAGCGACGCCGGAGGATGCAGCGCGGGTGTCGAAGATGGCGGACGGGGTCATCGTCGGCAGCGCCATTGTGAAACGCATTGCGTCCCACCAACAAGATCCCAAGATGGTCGGCCACGTTGCCGAGTTCGTCCGATCGTTGAAAGCTGCGATGGCGCCAGCCTAGCCAACTACCAGGGGTAGGCCTCAAGCCGGCACGGGATGTTGATACAAGAAACAAGATCTGACCCCAGGACGTGTCGAGTCTGTTGGGGCTGGGCAAGTTCTGTATGGAAACATGGCGTTGTGGTTGAAGGTGCCCACGAGTTCTAAGATGGTGGTTGACGCACAGAATAAGATCTGACCATAGTCTTTCATAACTTACCACTTGTGAAACGGGGGGGAATGGGTTAGCCGAAAGCAGCACCGTAAAGTGATGCTTTCGGCCATGTATGAGTTGGAGAGAGGTTATGAACGCTTCCTGTTTGCCAGCACCCCAATACCAACGAGACCTGGCACGAATAGCAATATGGCAGCAGGCAAAGGAACTGGGGCCAGGGTGGCTGACCAATTATTGCTCGCAGTAATTGCTGTGCCACTCCACGAACCGTTAACAATTTCCGTTCCTGACCCCGCCAAGGTCGCGAAGTAATTGGCGAGACCTAAGCCGATTGAGGGATGCACGATTTCAAAGCCGGATAATTTAAGATCTTGATTGGAAAATAAGGTGCCCGTGAAATTCTCACGCCCGAATTGTCCTCCGCTCCCGACCCAGTTGAAATACCCGCTCAGGGAAAAATCTTGTCCTTGGACTGTCTGTTGTTCAAATACCAGGGTAGACCCATCCCAGCGGTTTCCACCATTATCAATGCCTTTAACCAACCAGGTACCGGCTGTTAGATCGGCGTTAATGAGCGCAGCATGTGTCCCTTGAGGAGTTATGCTCAAAAAAACAATTGAGAGCAAGAAAAGTGCGACAACAATATGTTTCTTCGTCATGCGATTCGCAGCTCCTTATATGTAATTTGATATACAAAGGCGGATAGGATTAAATTATACGTAGATGTATTGATATCCGTCAAGATGCCCTCGCCTGTACGAGGACAGACTGAACTATGCCTGCGACGGTAACCTCAATCCGGCTGGTTTTCCCTAAGAAATGTATTTTCAAGGGCGGTTTCAAGTTCCAAGTGCAACGGGTGAAGGGGAGGGGAGTTCCGCATAAACTTCCAGGGGCGTCGCAAAGTTAAGACATTTTCGTGAATATGGGGTCAGATCTTGTTTCTTGTATGGCTGGTAGGCTAGACTTCCCAGCATGGCTCGACCACTCCGTATCGAATTCCCCGGAGCTCTCTATCATGTCACTGTCAGGGGCAATGCTCGGCAGGACATTTTCCTGGATGACGAGGATCGGCAGCAGTTTCTCGGCGTGCTCGCGCGCGTTGTTTCCCGCTTTCATCTTCTGCTCCATGCCTACTGTCTGATGGATAATCACTTCCATCTGGTGGTGGAAACGCCGGAGGGCAATCTCTCCAAAGCCATGCGCCAGCTCAATGGGGTCTACACGCAAGCCTTCAATCGTCGCCATCAGCGGGTTGGCCATGTTCTGCAAGGCCGCTTTAAAGCTATTGTCGTAGATCGAGACAGCTATCTGCTGGAGCTTTGCCGCTACGTTGTGCTGAATCCAGTGCGGGCCAAGACCACCCGCAAAGCCGACACCTATCCGTGGTCCAGCTATCGTGCAACCGTCGGGCTCACCCCCAGGCCTCCATATCTGACAATCGACTGGCTGCTGTCTCAATTTAGTCTGCAGCGTACAGCTGCTCAACGGAAGTACCAGGCGTTTGTGGCTGAGGGAATTGGCCAGGGCTCACCGTGGGAGAAGCTGCGAGGTCAAGTGCTGCTTGGGAGTGAGCGGTTTGTTGAATGGCTGGCACCCGGACTACGAGACAAGCGCCTCTTGAGGGAGATTCCCCGGCGACAACGGTTTGCAGCGAGGCCGACGCTGGGCCAGCTGTTTGGAGCCAGGACTCGGGCCGACCGAGTACGGCGGAATGAATCCATTCGACGGGCACATCTGGACCACGGCTATAGTCTCACGGAGATCGGTCGTGCCGTGGGCTTGCACTATGCGACGATCAGCCGCATTGCGAATCCTCCAGATGCTGGTTGATGCACACGATCAGAGCTGTGTCCAACGTGCTCCATGAGACTCCCCCTCGATTTTCATAAGAGACGTCCTCATTGTAGTCTTGTGAGGCTCTCGCCCCGTCCTTCGTAATGGTAGTCTGAAACGCCATGCGCTGATGGTCGAGAAATACCATCTTCTGATTCCGTGCACTGAAACTGCCACTCGAATATCTCTCGCTAACTTTTCTCGCAATGCTTTGGTCATTTTGGTTTTGTTGTTACAGTAACGAAATTGCGAGATCCGGTGTGCGCTCTTTCTAGGATTAATCTACAGTCATGAACAGTGCGCTCCTCTACGATCGGCTTCAATTCGCCTTTACTGCCACCTTCCACTACCTCTTTCCGCAGTTGACGATGGGGCTGGCCTTGCTGTTGCTCTACTTGCGCAGCCGGGTATTGCTCACTGGCGATGAACATTATGAGGAAGTGGCTGACTTTTGGACGAAGATCTTTGCCCTCAATTTTGGCTTCGGTGTCGTCACTGGGATTCCGCTGGAATTTCAGTTCGGGACGAACTGGGCTCGGTTTTCCAACTATGCGGGAGGCGTAATCGGGCAAACGCTGGCCATGGAGGGGATCTTCGCTTTTTTCCTGGAATCTTCGTTTCTCGGTATCCTGCTGTTTCGAAAGCGATTCAGTCGACGGGTGCAATGGTTTGCCACGCTCATGCTCTTTCTCGGTACCTGGTTGTCGGGCTATTTCATCTTGGCCACGAATGCCTGGATGCAGCACCCCGTTGCCTATCAGGTAGCAGCTGACGGTCGGGTGTTCGTCACCAGCCTGAGCGGGCTGCTGACGAACCCGTGGCTCTTTTGGCAATTCGCGCACACCATGACGGCGACGGTTGTCACGGCGTCCTGTGTAGTTGCTGCGATCGGCGCGTATTACTTGTTATGCGGTCAGTATCTGCCCCATGCAAAAACGTTTCTCCGCACCGGCGTCGTCGCCGGCGCGATCGCGTCCGGACTGATGATTTTCCCGACCGGGCACGGCAACGCCGACCAGGTGTTCAAATATCAACCAGTCAAGGGGGCGGCATTTGAGGGGCTCTTCACGACGGAGCGAGAGGCCGGTCTCTATCTGATTGGGCAACCCAATCTTGAAACGATGACCATCGACAACCCGATTGAGATTCCCGGAGCACTCAGTATTCTTGTGTACAGAGACCTCTATGCCAAAGTAAAAGGGCTCGATGCGTTTCCTCGCGACGAGTGGCCGGATAATATTCCGCTTCTCTATTATGCCTATCATGTTATGGCTGGATTGGGGACGATTATCGTCACTCTCTTTGGCGTGGCCCTCCTCGCTTTGTGGCGGGGCTGGCTGTTTAATATGAAGTGGCTGCTGTGGTGGCTGATGTTGTGTGCCCCGTTCCCATACATTGCCACGTCTGCTGGGTGGATGACCGCCGAGCTGGGGCGGCAACCCTGGCTGGTGTATGGCCTCTTGCGTACATCGCAGGGCACTTCGCCGCTCGTGCATTCGGGGAATGCCCTCTTCACCTTGATTGGGTTTTTGGGGTTGTATCTGCTCCTTGGCTTGCTGTTTGTCTTACTCATCAGCAAACTCATTCGACAGGGGCCTGCCTCGACCGACGTGCCGGCAATGTCCGCTCATCATGGAGCAGGCGCGTAATGGAAATGGCGTGGTTCGTCATTGTTACCGTGATGCTGGCCATGTATGTGGTTTTGGATGGCTTTGATTTCGGCGTCGGCATGGTCTATCCGTTCGTTGCTCATACTGAAGCGGATCGGCAAACGGTGCGTGCCTCAATCGGTCCGGTGTGGAACGCGAATGAGGTGTGGTTGATCGCGGCCGGCGGCGTGCTGTTTTTCGCCTATCCTAAGGCCTACGCGGCTGGATTCAGCGGCTTCTATCTCGCGCTCATCCTTGTCTTGTGGCTGCTCATCTTTCGCGGCCTGGCGTTGGAACTGCGCGCACAGGTCGACCATGTGCTGTGGCGGCAGGCATGGGATACAGCCTTTACGACCTCCAGTGTGCTCCTGGCAATGGTCTTCGGCACGGCGCTGGGCAATTTAATTCGTGGGGTGCCTCTCAATCGAGAGGGGTATTTCTTCGTTCCGCTCTGGACTGACTTTCAGCCTGGAGCGGCGCCAGGGATTCTTGATTGGTTCACCATCCTGCTGGGACTGAGCTGTGCGGTGATTCTGGCGTTCCATGGAGCCAACTACCTTGTCATGAAAACCGAAGGCCTCCTGTATCAACGGGCCATCTCGGCCGCCCGGATCCTCGGGTGGATGTCGGCAGGGTATACCGTATTGACCGTGATGGCTGTGCCTCTGGTTCAGCCTAGCTTGGCTCTCAACTTTTCCAGGAATCCCGTGGTGTACCTTGCACCCTTGATTGGCGTCATCGCGTTGGGATACAGCTTGTATTTCAGAATCCGTGGGCGTGACACGTCTGCGTTTCTTGCTTCCAGTCTGTTTATCTTTCTGATGCTTGTCAGTGTGATGTTTGGCATGTATCCGAACATCTTGGTCTCAACGACTGACCAAGCGCTCAGTCTTACTGTGCATAATGCGGCTACCGATTCCTATGGGTTAACCGCTGGGATTAGCTGGTTTATAGGTGGGTTCCTGCTTATGTTGATCTACCAGATCTATCTCTATTCCCAGTTTTATGGAAAGACTCGGTCAGATGACGGGCATTGATTGCGCGGCACGTTCCGTCCCGCGCACGTGTTATAGGAATAGGGGCAGATCTTGCTCTCAGGAGTAAGCGGTTTGTCGAAGGGCTGGCCACGGCTATAGTCTCTCAGCGATCAGCCGTTCCGTGGGATTGCATTCTGCGACCATCAGCCGTCTTGCGTCTCCCCCAGACAGTGGTTGACATGCACAACCAGGTTTGACTCTCGATCTTTTTCTTCTTGTGTGTTCTCAGGAATGAGTTCGAACCACGAGAAAGGATCTGAGCCAAGGCTTGAGACCGGTCCACATGGTTATTCGCGATCCGGTCCTGTTGAGCGAGGGGGCCCGTCTCGATGCGCCTGACGGTCGATTTGTAGGTCTCCCCGATCATGGTGCATCTTGCGTTGATTTGTTTTGTCCTTATGGCGGCTTCCCCGACGATGCTGACGATCGGCCTGCAGCTCTCGTCGATCAGGTGAGAGATTCAGGCGGTCGTGACGCAGGTGTTGGCGATCTTGATGAGGTTGTCCGGCATTAGCCGGGGCTCGTTCCTCCTGTCGAAGTTGTGGCCCGTCTCGACGAAGCACGTCTTTGTCCTGCCGGAGATCCTGACGGTCCCTCCGGGTATCCTGTGTATTGCGAGGGAGGTCGCGGTGCTCATCACTCAACTCGCGATGATCTCTAGGAAGATTCGGCTTACTTTGCGGTATCTCGCGCCATGGGTGTCGGGGTTCCGGGGCGCCCTTACTAAATTCCGTCTCGGGGAAGACGGCCTGGGCTGAGATCGATCCGCTAGTGAGCAGTGCCATCGCCATACTCACCTGCATGACTTTTCGGTACCTCATGGTCGCTCCCTCTCATTCGATCGTGACCTGCTTCTTGATGTGCTCCCGATCCTGGTAACTATAACGATTGCCTTCTGGCTTGTCGTGGTCGGTGACAGAGTCAGATGGATTGGCCAGTAAGGCCAATCCAAAGTGCGGGAATTCTCATCTCAGGTGTTTGGTTGCTGGTAGAGTAGTGGGGATCAGCGCTTAGTCTGGGGAGGCATGTACTTGATCATCTCGTCGGCGAGTTCTTTTGCGATTTCTTTCAGACTTGGCTTAATGAACATATAGCTGTTTGAACGTTCATGGCGCGCTTTCCAGACCGTGGTACCGGTTGTGGCGTCGATCAGACGGAGGCTGAGCCCCACTCGCCCGACATTATCTCCTTCCTTTCGTACATATTCCCAGGAGTTGACGCGTACCACCAAGAAGGAGTCCACGCTGAGCGCTTTCCCGAGCTTGATGGCCGAATCCTTATCGGATTGGCCGGTCATCTCCAAGCGGGAGAAGTAAAACACAAGCGAGTCGAACGCTTCTTTCGAGGCCTGGAAGATATCGGTCACATTTTCGGGCGAGACGACCCGTTCAATATTTCCCTGTCGATTCAGGGCGATGGCCAAGACTTCTTGAATGTCTTCCCGAGCGCTGTCGTATTGGCTGGCCATCGGCGGCAATACCGCGATGGTCTGGGGTCGAAAGACCTTTGCGCCTGGGCCTTCCCACACTTCCTGTAAGCCACCGCAGCCTCCGAGCAGCGCGACGAGTGCCATCATGGATACGATGTGGACAGATGATCGAGACAGCATAGGTCTAGTATACCATTAGAATGTGAATGAAATAGAAGCGGAAACCAGGGCACCCTTTTCACGGAAGTCATACCCTCCTCCGGCATCGGCGCGAAAATTAAACCATCGGATGCCCAGCCCTGCCGTGGGGACAAAGGGAGTGGAGGCATCCTGCATGTTCTTAAAGGTACCGACTCTAAACGACAGAAATTCAGACAAGATTGTTTGTTCGAGTCCTAAGCTCAGGAGCTGGTTCTTCACTCCCGGGACGAAGGTCTTGTTCGAGGTCGCATCGACATCAGCCGACAACGTGAGAGAAGAGTACGGATTGATGGCGAGGCCGAATCGGACTTGTGGCTCCAGCGTTAACTTGCCTCCACCGGCGGCATCGAAGGTCGGCTTGTTAATGTCCTTGGCGACGACGGCAAATCTCGCCCACGAAGATGGACGATAGATCGCTCCCAGGTCAATGCCATAGGTCGTGGAGATGTTCGGCTTGCCGAAATGATCAGTCGTGCTGACACCGCTTCCACCAGTAAGGTCCGTAGAACCGTTGTATGCGGCGCCCTGGATGACTTTCGCGGTGATCCCGATTGCAAAGGTCTTGTCGGAAAAGGCGTAGGCATAGGAAAAGGCCAGCTGTCTGGCTTCAAGACCGCGCAGCGCCATCTGGCCTG includes:
- a CDS encoding tryptophan synthase subunit alpha; translation: MSGRLETTFQRLRDKREKALIAYLMAGDPGLAETEQLVVALEQAGADIIELGVPFSDPIADGPVIQQAAERALKNGTSLRKILDSVKSLRQRTEIPIVLMLYYNSIHAMGCEEFCKAAGAVGVDGLIVPDMPPDEAGPLKGPADAAGLPLIFLLAPTSTPNRRKLVARESHGFVYYVSLTGITGSKLSNVSDVQDNVKKIRKVSTAPVAVGFGVATPEDAARVSKVADGVIVGSAIVQCIASHQQDPKMVSHVAEFVRSLKMAMATG
- a CDS encoding type II toxin-antitoxin system RelE/ParE family toxin translates to MTPPLRKSPLTRLVYDGTVFRIEFYVAPNGIIPAEDWLEQLPLAAQQKFAALFARMGDTGKIWNERKFKHLTETDQLFEFKVEADRVLCFFFVGRRLILTHGFKKTGDRTPKQEIDRADTYKKDFERRGRHES
- a CDS encoding helix-turn-helix transcriptional regulator; its protein translation is MKAKVVGRDKGWLNRKLANSNFRKGFEEELRKLAIGEQLARLRQEAGLTQSQVAKRTGTTASAISRYESADYDRYELRTLQKIAAACGGRLEISLERGPSTHRAA
- a CDS encoding CopG family transcriptional regulator, whose amino-acid sequence is MHAKHLEKMFDEGKDMTPHLALSKARRPGHEQRRVNIDFPSWIIESLDAQASRLGVTRQSVINLWIAERLKEEQRKAS
- a CDS encoding type II toxin-antitoxin system Phd/YefM family antitoxin, which gives rise to MQTVNASTFKAKCLALMDEVARTGKPLLVTKNGKPIAELRPHLGKRPQSPFGVHKGLVEIKGDIVSPIDVEWEALK
- a CDS encoding type II toxin-antitoxin system VapC family toxin, which codes for MILLDTHALVWMDTDASDLGRTARHLIKQAWRVQQLAVSAVSFWECAMLHARGRITLPESPAAWRADWLQAGLIEWPIDGAIAILAADLASLHKDPADRFIAATAIVHRAALITADERLLEWQHPVKRHHAGR
- the trpA gene encoding tryptophan synthase subunit alpha; its protein translation is MPLIFLLAPTSTPSRRKLVARESQGFVYYVSLTGITGSKLSNVGDVQDNVKKLRKVSTSPVAVGFGVATPEDAARVSKMADGVIVGSAIVKRIASHQQDPKMVGHVAEFVRSLKAAMAPA
- a CDS encoding addiction module toxin RelE; translated protein: MARPLRIEFPGALYHVTVRGNARQDIFLDDEDRQQFLGVLARVVSRFHLLLHAYCLMDNHFHLVVETPEGNLSKAMRQLNGVYTQAFNRRHQRVGHVLQGRFKAIVVDRDSYLLELCRYVVLNPVRAKTTRKADTYPWSSYRATVGLTPRPPYLTIDWLLSQFSLQRTAAQRKYQAFVAEGIGQGSPWEKLRGQVLLGSERFVEWLAPGLRDKRLLREIPRRQRFAARPTLGQLFGARTRADRVRRNESIRRAHLDHGYSLTEIGRAVGLHYATISRIANPPDAG
- a CDS encoding cytochrome ubiquinol oxidase subunit I; amino-acid sequence: MNSALLYDRLQFAFTATFHYLFPQLTMGLALLLLYLRSRVLLTGDEHYEEVADFWTKIFALNFGFGVVTGIPLEFQFGTNWARFSNYAGGVIGQTLAMEGIFAFFLESSFLGILLFRKRFSRRVQWFATLMLFLGTWLSGYFILATNAWMQHPVAYQVAADGRVFVTSLSGLLTNPWLFWQFAHTMTATVVTASCVVAAIGAYYLLCGQYLPHAKTFLRTGVVAGAIASGLMIFPTGHGNADQVFKYQPVKGAAFEGLFTTEREAGLYLIGQPNLETMTIDNPIEIPGALSILVYRDLYAKVKGLDAFPRDEWPDNIPLLYYAYHVMAGLGTIIVTLFGVALLALWRGWLFNMKWLLWWLMLCAPFPYIATSAGWMTAELGRQPWLVYGLLRTSQGTSPLVHSGNALFTLIGFLGLYLLLGLLFVLLISKLIRQGPASTDVPAMSAHHGAGA
- the cydB gene encoding cytochrome d ubiquinol oxidase subunit II, which gives rise to MEMAWFVIVTVMLAMYVVLDGFDFGVGMVYPFVAHTEADRQTVRASIGPVWNANEVWLIAAGGVLFFAYPKAYAAGFSGFYLALILVLWLLIFRGLALELRAQVDHVLWRQAWDTAFTTSSVLLAMVFGTALGNLIRGVPLNREGYFFVPLWTDFQPGAAPGILDWFTILLGLSCAVILAFHGANYLVMKTEGLLYQRAISAARILGWMSAGYTVLTVMAVPLVQPSLALNFSRNPVVYLAPLIGVIALGYSLYFRIRGRDTSAFLASSLFIFLMLVSVMFGMYPNILVSTTDQALSLTVHNAATDSYGLTAGISWFIGGFLLMLIYQIYLYSQFYGKTRSDDGH